One part of the Tunicatimonas pelagia genome encodes these proteins:
- a CDS encoding glycerate kinase family protein: MQILIAPNAFKDSLDAVQAAQAIQRGLERSHLQPMCTLQPIADGGDGMLEVMLSQANGAKKYATVEDPLGRPVKAAYGLIQSGKTAVIEMAEASGLRLLSADERDPCKTSTFGTGQLIQEALNQGVREIVLGVGGSATVDGGLGIVQALGAKLTDDSGNEVPRGSDGLAVLGSIDVSGLDDRLKHCRITVPCDVTNTLVGAAEVFGPQKGASPELVVEIEQYFLRYSDLVKKHLRKDIAHLPRGGAAGGVAAALYAFFDADLVNGTAFLLAKTGFQAALDQADLLITTEGALDQQTQGGKGPFYVAQRAQTQHKPVIILVGSVPKDYAPQNYPDYDAIFPIGPRPQLLEKALKHTAENLERTAYQIGNLLAIKKP; this comes from the coding sequence TTGCAAATCTTAATTGCCCCCAATGCTTTTAAAGATAGCTTGGATGCGGTGCAGGCTGCTCAAGCGATTCAACGTGGGTTAGAACGAAGCCATTTACAGCCGATGTGTACATTGCAGCCTATTGCTGATGGAGGCGACGGTATGCTGGAAGTGATGCTATCACAGGCGAATGGTGCAAAAAAATACGCTACGGTAGAAGATCCGCTGGGTCGCCCGGTGAAAGCCGCTTACGGACTCATTCAAAGCGGGAAAACTGCTGTAATTGAAATGGCCGAAGCTTCCGGGCTACGTTTGCTTTCTGCCGACGAACGCGACCCGTGTAAAACGTCCACCTTCGGCACCGGACAACTCATTCAGGAAGCACTAAACCAGGGGGTGCGTGAAATTGTGCTGGGAGTAGGCGGAAGTGCTACCGTAGACGGTGGATTGGGAATTGTTCAGGCACTGGGAGCGAAGCTGACGGATGATAGCGGAAACGAAGTTCCTCGGGGTTCGGACGGGTTAGCAGTTCTGGGGAGTATTGATGTAAGCGGATTAGACGACCGACTAAAACACTGCCGAATTACGGTTCCCTGCGATGTGACCAATACGCTAGTGGGAGCAGCAGAAGTATTTGGGCCCCAGAAGGGGGCTTCGCCGGAGCTGGTGGTAGAAATTGAGCAGTATTTTCTGCGCTATAGTGACTTAGTTAAGAAACACTTAAGAAAAGATATTGCTCATTTGCCCCGAGGAGGGGCTGCCGGAGGCGTAGCGGCGGCTCTGTACGCTTTCTTTGACGCTGATTTGGTAAACGGTACAGCGTTTCTGCTGGCAAAAACTGGGTTTCAAGCAGCATTAGACCAAGCCGATTTACTGATTACTACCGAAGGGGCGTTGGATCAGCAAACGCAGGGCGGAAAAGGACCCTTTTACGTAGCCCAGCGAGCACAAACCCAGCACAAGCCTGTAATCATACTAGTAGGTAGCGTTCCGAAAGACTACGCACCCCAAAATTACCCTGACTACGATGCCATTTTCCCCATTGGCCCCCGGCCGCAATTATTAGAAAAAGCCCTAAAGCATACTGCGGAGAATCTGGAACGAACCGCCTATCAAATTGGAAACCTTTTGGCCATAAAAAAACCGTAG